A genomic window from Synechococcus sp. CBW1107 includes:
- a CDS encoding glycosyltransferase family 2 protein, whose translation MPVVLSVAYHSLEALQQLGADLARQSLHPFRWLVVDNSPESAPLRASDLSGGGGLPLDLVAGREGDGFGAGCNRGFEHLSRQGWGGWIWLLNPDTALPAGDELERLSLALAQLPPRALLGTAVRSGSGELEPSGGWIDPGLDFRRRRVGEAVAAGQGGGTVQLDWLSGCSLVIRPSAHIPSARFDPAFPLYYEDMDLCLRLSATGAPVLWWPALAVTHQRGAGSHTPSERRQRLSTLSYLRFLRRHRPGWVLALRSLRLLVMTLLRLPRRPKRSWATLVAMVEAMASFPSHDAVESPGR comes from the coding sequence GTGCCCGTGGTGCTCAGCGTGGCGTACCACAGCCTCGAGGCCCTACAGCAGCTGGGGGCCGATCTGGCCCGCCAGAGCCTGCACCCCTTCCGCTGGCTGGTGGTGGACAACAGCCCGGAGTCGGCACCGCTGCGGGCCAGCGACCTCAGCGGCGGCGGCGGCCTCCCGCTGGATCTGGTGGCGGGTCGTGAAGGGGATGGCTTCGGGGCGGGCTGCAACCGGGGCTTCGAGCACCTTTCCCGCCAGGGCTGGGGGGGCTGGATCTGGCTGCTCAATCCCGACACCGCCCTGCCAGCCGGAGATGAACTGGAACGACTGAGCCTGGCCCTGGCACAGCTGCCGCCGCGAGCCCTGCTGGGCACCGCCGTGCGCAGCGGAAGTGGCGAGCTCGAGCCCAGCGGTGGCTGGATCGATCCCGGCCTCGACTTCCGTCGCCGCCGGGTGGGTGAGGCCGTCGCTGCCGGCCAAGGCGGCGGCACCGTGCAGCTCGACTGGCTGAGCGGCTGCAGCCTGGTGATCCGGCCAAGCGCCCACATCCCATCGGCCCGCTTCGATCCGGCCTTCCCCCTCTATTACGAGGACATGGACCTCTGCCTGCGGCTGTCGGCGACTGGCGCCCCGGTGCTGTGGTGGCCCGCGCTGGCGGTGACCCACCAGCGCGGCGCGGGCAGCCACACCCCCAGCGAGCGGCGCCAGCGGCTCTCAACGCTGAGCTACCTGCGCTTCCTGCGCCGCCACAGGCCCGGCTGGGTACTCGCCCTGCGCAGCCTGCGGTTGCTGGTCATGACGCTGCTGCGGCTGCCGAGGCGGCCGAAACGCAGCTGGGCGACGCTGGTGGCGATGGTGGAAGCCATGGCTTCCTTCCCCAGCCACGATGCGGTGGAGTCCCCAGGGCGATGA
- a CDS encoding HIT family protein, translating into MSDPQLSAASQEGSGPPSGQAPCGICRLHGDEEALARDEILRLGPWLLRHHPRPAPLAGWLLLDARRHLGGPIDFQPDEAVAFGPMLQRCSALVRILTGCGRVYAIAFGEGARHLHVHLIPRHGEDPASEAWRVADLYRSVASGERAAAPTWQVEQLVHQARELTAAWR; encoded by the coding sequence ATGAGCGATCCGCAGCTGAGCGCAGCTTCGCAGGAGGGCTCCGGTCCGCCAAGCGGCCAGGCCCCCTGCGGGATCTGTCGCCTTCATGGCGATGAGGAGGCGCTGGCCCGCGACGAAATCCTTCGCCTCGGGCCCTGGCTGCTGCGCCATCACCCCCGGCCGGCCCCCCTGGCGGGCTGGTTGCTGCTGGATGCCCGCCGCCATCTCGGTGGCCCGATCGACTTCCAGCCGGACGAGGCCGTGGCCTTCGGTCCGATGCTGCAGCGCTGCAGCGCTCTGGTGCGCATCCTCACCGGCTGCGGGAGGGTGTACGCCATCGCCTTCGGGGAAGGGGCCCGACATCTGCATGTGCACCTGATTCCGCGCCATGGCGAGGACCCCGCCAGCGAAGCCTGGAGGGTGGCCGATCTCTACCGGTCCGTGGCCTCGGGCGAGCGGGCCGCAGCGCCGACTTGGCAGGTGGAGCAGCTGGTGCACCAGGCCCGGGAGCTCACGGCGGCCTGGCGATAG